A stretch of Acipenser ruthenus chromosome 1, fAciRut3.2 maternal haplotype, whole genome shotgun sequence DNA encodes these proteins:
- the LOC117403527 gene encoding fructose-1,6-bisphosphatase 1-like isoform X2, which produces MSDKGAFDTNVVTLTRFVLEEGRKAKGTGELTTLLNSLCTAVKAISTAVRKAGIANLYGIAGSTNVTGDQVKKLDILSNDLVINMLKSSFTTCALVSEEDERAIIVDPDQRGKYIVCFDPLDGSSNIDCLASIGTIFAVYRKTTDGEPNEKDALQPGRNIVAAGYALYGSATMMVMSAGNGVNCFMLDPAIGEFILVDQNVRIKKKGKIYSLNEGYAKYFDPAVTEYIQKKKFPEDGSAPYGGRYVGSMVADVHRTLVYGGIFLYPANTKSPKGKVRTMS; this is translated from the exons ATGTCAGACAAAGGTGCATTTGATACCAATGTTGTCACCCTTACGCGATTTGTACTGGAGGAAGGGAGGAAAGCCAAAGGGACGGGAGAACTGACAACGCTTCTCAATTCACTTTGCACAGCCGTCAAAGCCATCTCCACGGCCGTCAGAAAAGCTGGCATTGCCAACCT GTATGGCATTGCAGGCAGCACCAATGTTACCGGAGACCAGGTGAAGAAGCTAGACATTCTCTCCAATGACCTGGTCATTAACATGCTGAAATCCTCCTTCACCACCTGTGCTCTAGTCTCGGAGGAAGACGAGCGAGCCATCATTGTGgatcctgaccagagg gGTAAATATATTGTATGCTTTGATCCTCTTGATGGCTCTTCAAACATTGACTGTCTTGCTTCAATCGGCACAATTTTTGCTGTGTACAGAAAG ACCACGGACGGTGAACCCAATGAGAAGGATGCTTTACAACCAGGCCGGAACATTGTGGCAGCGGGTTATGCCTTGTATGGCAGCGCCACAATGATGGTGATGTCTGCTGGAAATGGTGTCAACTGCTTCATGCTTGATCCA GCTATTGGAGAGTTCATTCTGGTGGACCAAAATGTGAGGATTAAGAAGAAAGGAAAGATTTACAGTCTTAATGAAGGATATGCCAAATACTTTGACCCTGCAGTTACAGAGTACATACAGAAGAAGAAATTTCCTGAG GATGGCAGTGCCCCTTATGGTGGGAGATATGTAGGCTCCATGGTTGCTGATGTGCATCGTACTCTGGTGTATGGAGGCATCTTTTTGTACCCAGCCAACACCAAGAGCCCCAAAGGAAAGGTAAGGACAATgag CTGA
- the LOC117403527 gene encoding fructose-1,6-bisphosphatase 1-like isoform X1 gives MSDKGAFDTNVVTLTRFVLEEGRKAKGTGELTTLLNSLCTAVKAISTAVRKAGIANLYGIAGSTNVTGDQVKKLDILSNDLVINMLKSSFTTCALVSEEDERAIIVDPDQRGKYIVCFDPLDGSSNIDCLASIGTIFAVYRKTTDGEPNEKDALQPGRNIVAAGYALYGSATMMVMSAGNGVNCFMLDPAIGEFILVDQNVRIKKKGKIYSLNEGYAKYFDPAVTEYIQKKKFPEDGSAPYGGRYVGSMVADVHRTLVYGGIFLYPANTKSPKGKLRLLYECNPMAYIIEQAGGMATTGSQNVLDIKPDSIHQRVPVVLGSPDDVQEYIDIFKKHAGK, from the exons ATGTCAGACAAAGGTGCATTTGATACCAATGTTGTCACCCTTACGCGATTTGTACTGGAGGAAGGGAGGAAAGCCAAAGGGACGGGAGAACTGACAACGCTTCTCAATTCACTTTGCACAGCCGTCAAAGCCATCTCCACGGCCGTCAGAAAAGCTGGCATTGCCAACCT GTATGGCATTGCAGGCAGCACCAATGTTACCGGAGACCAGGTGAAGAAGCTAGACATTCTCTCCAATGACCTGGTCATTAACATGCTGAAATCCTCCTTCACCACCTGTGCTCTAGTCTCGGAGGAAGACGAGCGAGCCATCATTGTGgatcctgaccagagg gGTAAATATATTGTATGCTTTGATCCTCTTGATGGCTCTTCAAACATTGACTGTCTTGCTTCAATCGGCACAATTTTTGCTGTGTACAGAAAG ACCACGGACGGTGAACCCAATGAGAAGGATGCTTTACAACCAGGCCGGAACATTGTGGCAGCGGGTTATGCCTTGTATGGCAGCGCCACAATGATGGTGATGTCTGCTGGAAATGGTGTCAACTGCTTCATGCTTGATCCA GCTATTGGAGAGTTCATTCTGGTGGACCAAAATGTGAGGATTAAGAAGAAAGGAAAGATTTACAGTCTTAATGAAGGATATGCCAAATACTTTGACCCTGCAGTTACAGAGTACATACAGAAGAAGAAATTTCCTGAG GATGGCAGTGCCCCTTATGGTGGGAGATATGTAGGCTCCATGGTTGCTGATGTGCATCGTACTCTGGTGTATGGAGGCATCTTTTTGTACCCAGCCAACACCAAGAGCCCCAAAGGAAAG CTGAGACTCCTGTATGAATGCAACCCCATGGCCTACATCATAGAGCAGGCTGGAGGAATGGCCACAACTGGAAGTCAGAATGTGTTGGACATCAAACCCGATTCCATTCACCAGCGTGTGCCTGTGGTGCTGGGCTCCCCCGACGACGTGCAGGAATACATCGACATCTTCAAGAAACACGCTGGCAAGTAA
- the LOC117403536 gene encoding fructose-1,6-bisphosphatase isozyme 2, which translates to MSDQTPFDTDVITLTRFVMEQGRKAKGTGELTQLLNSMLTAIKAISSAVRKAGLAHMYGIAGSVNVTGDQVKKLDVLSNDLVINMLESSYGTCVMVSEENEHAIITPPDKRGKYIVCFDPLDGSSNIDCLASIGTIFSIHRKTWEGEPTEKDALQPGRNIVAAGYALYGSATLVALTTGQGVNCFMLDPAVGEFILVEKDVRIKKKGNIYSLNEGYAMYFDPAITEYIQKKKFPQDGSSPYSSRYVGSMVADVHRTLTYGGIFLYPANKKSPKGKLRLLYECNPIAFIIEQAGGMATTGTQPVLDVQPECIHQRVPMILGSPDDVQEFLACVQKHQKSS; encoded by the exons ATGTCGGATCAAACGCCCTTCGACACAGATGTTATCACTCTGACACGGTTTGTCATGGAGCAGGGCAGGAAGGCTAAAGGGACCGGGGAGCTGACCCAGCTCCTTAACTCCATGCTGACTGCTATAAAGGCCATCTCTTCAGCTGTCAGGAAGGCTGGCCTGGCACACAT GTACGGGATTGCTGGCTCTGTGAATGTCACTGGGGACCAGGTGAAAAAACTGGATGTCCTCTCTAACGATCTAGTCATTAATATGCTCGAGTCTTCTTACGGCACCTGTGTCATGGTCTCGGAAGAAAACGAACATGCCATTATTACTCCACCAGACAAAAGG GGTAAATACATTGTCTGCTTTGATCCACTGGATGGCTCCTCCAATATAGATTGCCTAGCATCTATTGGGACAATCTTTTCTATCCATAGAAAG ACCTGGGAAGGTGAGCCCACAGAGAAAGATGCCCTCCAGCCTGGCCGGAACATCGTCGCTGCTGGCTATGCCCTATATGGAAGTGCCACACTGGTCGCCCTCACCACCGGACAAGGAGTCAACTGCTTTATGCTGGATCCG GCTGTAGGGGAATTCATTCTTGTGGAGAAAGATGTGAGGATAAAGAAAAAGGGGAACATTTACAGCCTTAATGAAGGGTATGCCATGTACTTTGATCCTGCAATAACTGAGTATATACAGAAGAAGAAATTCCCACAG GATGGCAGTTCTCCCTACAGCTCCCGATACGTAGGTTCAATGGTGGCTGATGTTCACCGAACTCTAACATATGGGGGGATCTTCCTGTATCCTGCTAACAAGAAAAGCCCTAAAGGAAAG CTCAGGCTCCTGTATGAGTGCAACCCTATCGCATTCATCATTGAACAGGCTGGAGGGATGGCCACCACTGGGACTCAGCCAGTGCTAGATGTACAGCCAGAGTGCATCCACCAGAGGGTGCCCATGATCCTGGGGTCCCCTGACGATGTGCAGGAATTCCTAGCCTGTGTACAGAAACATCAGAAAAGCAGCTAA
- the LOC117403899 gene encoding late histone H2A.2.2-like, whose product MSGRGKKLAKPKAETKSRSSKAGLQFPVGRIHRLLRKGNYAQRIGSGAPVYLAAVLEYLTAEVLELAGNAVRQNGKHRVMPRHIQLAIRNDEELNKLLGGVTIAEGGVLPNIQAQLLPKKTKKPSPDDGKDAQSQEF is encoded by the coding sequence ATGTCTGGACGAGGGAAGAAGCTTGCAAAGCCGAAAGCAGAAACCAAAAGCCGCTCCTCTAAAGCGGGCCTCCAGTTCCCCGTGGGTCGTATTCACAGGCTGCTGCGGAAGGGGAACTATGCACAGAGGATCGGCTCCGGTGCGCCTGTCTACTTGGCAGCAGTGCTGGAGTATCTGACTGCGGAGGTGCTGGAGCTGGCAGGCAATGCTGTCCGACAGAATGGGAAGCATAGGGTTATGCCCAGACACATCCAACTGGCAATAAGGAATGATGAAGAGCTCAACAAACTGCTGGGAGGGGTGACCATCGCTGAAGGGGGAGTCCTGCCCAACATTCAGGCTCAACTTCTCCCAAAGAAGACTAAGAAGCCCTCTCCTGACGATGGCAAAGACGCTCAGTCTCAGGAGTTTTAG